The Canis lupus familiaris isolate Mischka breed German Shepherd chromosome X, alternate assembly UU_Cfam_GSD_1.0, whole genome shotgun sequence genome has a segment encoding these proteins:
- the LOC119868422 gene encoding uncharacterized protein LOC119868422 isoform X1 produces MMLFLLFSSPLFTFTPWSHFPPFPSPHTHTTLSLRHLPPHTLTHECTVLSHFPSLPSSATLPCSIPSSLPLFLLFHPSHTLSSLTLPLDSHTQHHPLPLFSSPHTLSPLPSSFPTHTLTLYPHSSSLIISPQPSIHTHMITSFSFPFCSLNTHNATLSFPSFPSPCSHIHRTLHQSFSATLFLPSCVLPPFLLHAHTLYSCFPSLFHIAHTHNTTRLSSFFLPFFTHLNYSIPSSPPLQTVYSILSPFLLYTHAHTPLHYPFPLCPLFPFLKHIHYPIHSLPYIQLLSYLLPSLNIPTTLSLLIPSPQSSHFSSLFLSHKHIKFFSLPSLHILHYPFSKHTHYCIYTLSPLFYAYRRAHKRHYSILPFCLCIYTPLSVLCPRLRI; encoded by the coding sequence ATgatgcttttccttttgttttcctccccTCTCTTCACATTCACGCCATGGTCCCATTTCCCACCTTTCCCTTCTCCACACACCCACACTACACTCTCCCTTCGACACCTACCCCCCCACACACTAACACACGAGTGCACTGTCCTTTCccatttcccctcccttccctcctcagcCACGCTACCCTGTTctatcccttcctcccttcccctttttttACTCTTCCATCCTTCTCACACACTGTCCAGCCTTACCCTTCCTTTAGACAGTCACACACAGCACCATCCCTTGCCTCTCTTCTCATCTCCACACACATTATCCCCTCTACCTTCCTCTTTTCCTACACACACACTGACACTGTACCCTCACTCATCTTCCCTGATCATTTCTCCACAGCcatctatacatacacacatgatcacttccttttcttttcccttctgttctCTAAATACACACAATGCTACATTGTCTTTTCCCAGTTTCCCATCTCCCTGTTCCCACATACACAGGACACTACACCAGTCCTTCTCCGCTACACTGTTTCTGCCCTCTTGTGTGTTACCTCCTTTTCTCCTACATGCACACACGCTCTactcttgttttccttcccttttccacatagcacacacacacaacactacTAGACTTTCCagttttttccttccattctttacTCACCTGAACTACAGTATCCCTTCCTCTCCACCTCTGCAAACCGTTTATTCcattctctcccctttccttctatatacacatgcacatacaccaCTACACTATCCCTTCCCATTGTGCCCTTTGTTCCCTTTTCTAAAACACATACACTACCCTATCCATTCTCTTCCCTACATACAACTTCTATcctatctccttccttctctaaaCATACCCACTACCCTATCCCTACTCATCCCTTCTCCACAATCTTCtcacttctcttcccttttccttagccacaaacacataaaattcttttcccttccttctctgcacATTCTACACTATCCTTTCTCCAAACATACACACTACTGTATTTATACACTTTCCCCCCTTTTCTATGCATACAGACGGGCACACAAACGACACTACTCTATCCTTCCCTTCTGTCTCTGCATCTACACTCCACTGTccgtgttgtgcccaagattacgtatctga